From Methanococcus voltae:
TTGTCCACATCCATAAAGTTTAAGATATAACCTAAGTGTGTAATGATTAATCCTGATTTTTTACGTTCACTTGGTTTTTTATCTTTATCAAGTAAGTGGTTTATAATTCCACCTAATAATTCAACGTTTTCAACGTCTACACCACTATCTGGTTCATCAAACATGATTAACTCAGGGTTTTGGGCATAGATTTGTAATAATTCAGACCTTTTAACTTCACCGCCAGAAAAACCAACGTTTACATCTCTGTCATAGAAATGTTTAATGTTCAATTTTTCTGCCATTTCATTTATTTTGCTCATATCCTTAGTGGTTATTGACTCAAGTAATGTATTTAATCTTACACCAGATAAGGAAGGCGGTGATTGGTAGGAAATGCCTATTCCAAGTTTCGCTCTTTCATACATTGGCATATCTGTTATATCGTGACCTTTAAAGTAAATATTACCACGTACAACTTCGTATTTTGGGTTTCCTAGTATAGTATTTAAAAGTGTGGACTTACCCGCACCATTAGGGCCAAATAAAACGTGACTTTCGCCCTTATCGATATATAGATGAATATCTTTTAAAATTACCTTATCCCCAGTTTTAACCGATAAATCTTCAATTTGTAGCATATAAACACCTTTTTATATTCGGTATTATTGATTTATTTATAAATAGGCTTTATCAATAAAATTTAATAAAATATAAAATATAAAATATAAAATTTAATAAAATCTATAATGTTTAATATATTTTTATTTTGTAGATTATCTATTTTATCTATTTTATCCATTTTTTTATTTATCTTATCTATTTTATTAATTATGACCCATATGAATTTGAGTAGTGGCTTTGAATTAACAACATATGCATATATGATTATGTAATTAAAAAAATAATCGTTAATAGTATATATTAGTTTATATTTGATTTTATTCAAATGTATAATATATATAAATAAATATATGGAATTTACTTCGAGTAATTAAATAAATTTATTATCTTTATTATTTTTATTATTCACTATTATTTACTATTATTATTTTATTATTCACTATTATCTTTATTTTCTAATTTTTCAAATAAATTTTTTAAAGCGGGCTTTATTTCACTTACTGAATCTAAAACATCTATTTCTTCCATCTGTTTTATGGTTGCTACATTTTTATAGTCTACATCCCTAAGGTGTAGCTTTATTGTCCTGCCATCTGGTATGATTGTATTTATTTCC
This genomic window contains:
- a CDS encoding ABC transporter ATP-binding protein — translated: MLQIEDLSVKTGDKVILKDIHLYIDKGESHVLFGPNGAGKSTLLNTILGNPKYEVVRGNIYFKGHDITDMPMYERAKLGIGISYQSPPSLSGVRLNTLLESITTKDMSKINEMAEKLNIKHFYDRDVNVGFSGGEVKRSELLQIYAQNPELIMFDEPDSGVDVENVELLGGIINHLLDKDKKPSERKKSGLIITHLGYILNFMDVDKAHVLYDGVIACSGSPNEILPEIIKNGYERCVACSRNKKCVVGK